One stretch of Paenibacillus sp. AN1007 DNA includes these proteins:
- the ytxJ gene encoding bacillithiol system redox-active protein YtxJ: MADMTKMTSIEQLNSAVQATEDQPLLLFKHSTRCPISAHAYQEMNDYLHNSPNESVKYGIIYVVEDRPVSNEAAERLGVKHESPQVILIKNGTPVWHTSHSEITSRRLADTLSEA, from the coding sequence ATGGCTGACATGACTAAAATGACAAGTATTGAACAGCTAAACTCCGCAGTGCAGGCGACGGAGGATCAACCCTTACTTCTATTCAAGCACAGCACCCGCTGTCCAATCAGTGCGCATGCTTATCAGGAGATGAATGATTATCTGCATAACTCTCCTAATGAAAGCGTGAAATACGGTATTATCTATGTGGTGGAAGATCGCCCGGTATCTAACGAAGCCGCCGAGAGGCTGGGTGTTAAGCATGAATCTCCCCAAGTCATATTAATCAAAAATGGCACACCGGTATGGCATACTTCTCATTCGGAGATTACCAGCAGGAGGCTTGCTGACACTTTAAGTGAGGCTTAG
- the ccpA gene encoding catabolite control protein A produces the protein MTVTIYDVAREAGVSMATVSRVVNNNPNVKPQTRKKVYEAIERLGYRPNAVARGLASKKTTTVGVVIPDISNSTFAEIARGIEDIANMYHYNIILCNADKKKEKEIRVINTLLEKQVDGLLFMGGTVTDEHIQAFQSAAVPIVLCATSDEKGTFPSVDIDHEAAAFDAVNTLIRHGHKEIAMISGTLQDPANGFARFQGYKKALEAAGIEYQEDLVRIGNYRYESGVEAMKYFLGLKKKPTAIFAATDEMAIGAIHSIQDDGLKVPDDFSIISVDNIRMASMVRPQLTTVAQPMYDLGAVAMRLLTKLMKKENVENPRVILPHETILRLSVSHAG, from the coding sequence GTGACGGTAACCATTTATGATGTGGCACGTGAAGCCGGAGTGTCTATGGCAACGGTATCACGGGTAGTCAATAACAACCCTAATGTCAAACCGCAGACGCGGAAAAAAGTATACGAAGCAATTGAACGGCTCGGATATCGTCCTAATGCGGTAGCCCGGGGTCTGGCGAGCAAAAAAACAACGACGGTCGGAGTCGTTATACCGGACATTTCGAACTCGACCTTTGCGGAGATTGCCCGCGGAATCGAAGATATCGCGAATATGTATCATTACAATATTATTTTGTGTAATGCCGACAAGAAGAAGGAAAAAGAAATTCGCGTAATCAACACACTGCTCGAGAAACAAGTCGACGGATTGCTCTTCATGGGCGGAACCGTAACGGATGAACATATTCAGGCGTTCCAGTCTGCAGCAGTGCCAATCGTATTGTGTGCTACGAGTGATGAGAAAGGCACGTTCCCTTCCGTTGATATTGATCATGAGGCGGCCGCATTTGATGCAGTCAATACGCTGATCCGTCACGGTCACAAGGAAATTGCAATGATTAGTGGTACGCTGCAGGACCCGGCTAACGGTTTTGCCCGTTTCCAAGGTTACAAGAAGGCTCTGGAAGCAGCGGGGATCGAGTACCAGGAGGATCTGGTACGCATCGGTAACTACCGTTATGAGTCTGGTGTAGAAGCTATGAAATATTTCCTTGGATTGAAGAAAAAGCCGACGGCTATCTTTGCTGCAACGGATGAAATGGCAATTGGTGCGATTCACAGCATTCAGGATGACGGCCTGAAAGTACCGGATGATTTCTCTATCATTAGTGTGGATAACATCCGTATGGCTTCCATGGTACGTCCGCAGTTAACGACGGTTGCTCAGCCAATGTACGATCTTGGCGCGGTTGCGATGCGTTTGCTGACCAAATTGATGAAGAAAGAAAATGTGGAGAATCCGAGAGTGATTCTGCCTCATGAAACGATTCTTCGTCTGTCTGTAAGTCACGCCGGTTAA
- a CDS encoding 5'-methylthioadenosine/adenosylhomocysteine nucleosidase yields MRETIGIIGAMDEEVELLLQGMKQQETVKQTGITYAAGEWLGKQIVVCKSGVGKVNAAVTTQILIDRFQVDHVIFTGVAGAVHPELNIGDMVISSVCVQHDMDVTPLGFARGVIPYQETSAFPAEPSLIKLAEEACKAQGAHYWIGKVLSGDQFIASKETVNMLFTEMDGACAEMEGAAVAQVCYMNRVPFVVLRSMSDKADGSAHVNFAEFTVQSSQRSHRIVAHMLEHM; encoded by the coding sequence ATGCGTGAAACGATAGGTATTATAGGCGCTATGGATGAAGAAGTAGAGCTTTTGCTCCAGGGCATGAAGCAGCAGGAGACGGTGAAACAGACCGGCATTACCTATGCTGCTGGTGAATGGCTTGGCAAGCAGATCGTTGTATGCAAGTCAGGCGTAGGGAAAGTAAATGCGGCGGTAACTACCCAGATTCTGATTGATCGCTTTCAAGTGGATCATGTCATCTTCACAGGTGTTGCCGGAGCCGTTCATCCAGAGCTGAACATTGGGGATATGGTGATTTCTTCGGTATGCGTGCAGCATGACATGGACGTCACGCCGCTGGGATTCGCACGTGGAGTGATTCCGTATCAGGAGACCTCGGCATTTCCGGCTGAGCCTTCGCTAATTAAGCTGGCCGAAGAGGCGTGTAAAGCCCAGGGAGCGCATTACTGGATAGGCAAGGTGCTGTCAGGGGATCAGTTTATTGCCAGCAAAGAGACCGTAAATATGCTCTTTACAGAGATGGATGGAGCTTGTGCCGAGATGGAGGGGGCAGCCGTTGCTCAGGTATGTTATATGAACCGTGTACCTTTCGTTGTGCTGCGCAGCATGTCTGACAAAGCTGATGGTTCCGCACATGTAAACTTTGCCGAGTTTACAGTACAGTCCTCTCAGCGTTCCCACCGCATTGTTGCGCATATGCTCGAACATATGTGA
- a CDS encoding GNAT family N-acetyltransferase produces the protein MEHIKEHHIRSILKSGRRITVEGPVPAEQITSMAFHSDLDAFRRPADQQEALAEIAGLPEGRIIIAHENEIIIGYVTFHYADECERWSEGNMTDLIELGAIEVADDYRSLGVGREMLLTAMEDKYMENYIIFTTEYYWHWDLKGSGLTVWDYRKMMERLMQNIDMTWYATDDPEICSHPANCLMVRIGSKVPMTSEEQFDRVRFRHRFMY, from the coding sequence ATGGAGCATATCAAGGAGCATCATATACGTTCCATTCTCAAGTCCGGCCGCCGAATTACCGTTGAGGGTCCTGTGCCTGCAGAACAGATTACGAGCATGGCTTTCCATTCAGATCTGGATGCCTTTCGGCGCCCGGCCGATCAGCAGGAAGCCCTTGCCGAGATTGCCGGATTACCAGAGGGGCGAATTATCATTGCACATGAAAATGAAATAATCATCGGATATGTTACTTTTCATTATGCTGATGAATGCGAACGCTGGTCTGAAGGCAATATGACGGACCTTATTGAGCTTGGAGCCATTGAAGTCGCAGATGACTATCGCTCCCTCGGGGTTGGACGTGAAATGCTGCTTACGGCCATGGAAGACAAATATATGGAAAACTATATTATTTTCACGACAGAATATTACTGGCACTGGGACCTGAAGGGAAGCGGACTGACGGTATGGGATTACCGAAAAATGATGGAGCGGCTGATGCAAAACATTGATATGACCTGGTATGCTACAGATGATCCCGAGATCTGCTCTCACCCTGCAAACTGCCTAATGGTTCGCATTGGAAGTAAGGTTCCTATGACCTCGGAAGAACAGTTTGACCGCGTGCGCTTCCGCCATCGATTTATGTATTAA
- the acsA gene encoding acetate--CoA ligase — MSQAHNEMLQTVVSESNLGDYTEARSRFDWETVERHFTWHASGKVNMAHEAIDRHVLEGRGGKTALLYSDASREEAYTFADLSEQSSRFGNVLRKYGIAKGDRVFIFMPRSPELYFSLLGILKVGAVAGPLFEAFMETAVKDRLEDSGAAALVTTPELLGRIKRAELPELKHIFVVGGGPQTEAGLIDFDAEMAAASDDIEVEWLTREDGLLIHYTSGSTGKPKGVYHVQNAMIQHYYTGKVVLDLRENDVYWCTADPGWVTGTSYGIFAPWLNGVTNVIRGGRFSPQDWYSTIEKNKVSVWYSAPTAFRMLMGAGDETIAQHDLSSLRHVMSVGEPLNPEVVRWGWKAYGQRIHDTWWMTETGAQLICNYPGMPIKPGSMGRPLPGIEAAIIDDRGQELPPYSMGNLAIRTPWPSMMAKIWNNPAKYEEYFRLTGWYVSGDSAYMDEDGYFWFQGRIDDVINSSGERIGPFEVESKLVEHPAVAEAGVIGKPDVTRGEIIKAFVALREGYEATPELKEEIYRFVKEGLSAHAAPREIEFKEKLPKTRSGKIMRRVLKAWELDLPTGDLSTIED; from the coding sequence ATGAGTCAAGCACATAATGAGATGCTGCAAACGGTGGTGTCTGAATCGAATCTGGGCGATTACACGGAAGCCAGAAGCCGGTTCGATTGGGAAACGGTAGAAAGGCACTTTACGTGGCACGCCAGCGGAAAAGTGAATATGGCACATGAGGCGATTGATCGCCATGTTCTGGAAGGAAGAGGCGGGAAGACGGCACTGCTGTACAGCGATGCTTCCCGAGAGGAAGCTTATACCTTCGCTGATCTGAGCGAGCAGTCCAGTCGTTTCGGGAATGTACTGCGTAAGTACGGCATAGCCAAAGGAGATCGTGTCTTCATTTTTATGCCGCGGAGTCCGGAGCTCTATTTCAGTCTGCTCGGTATTTTGAAGGTGGGCGCTGTAGCGGGGCCTTTATTCGAGGCTTTCATGGAAACGGCAGTGAAGGATCGGCTGGAGGACAGCGGTGCTGCTGCACTTGTGACCACGCCGGAGCTGCTCGGACGGATCAAACGTGCCGAACTGCCTGAGCTGAAACATATCTTTGTCGTTGGTGGCGGCCCACAGACAGAAGCAGGACTGATTGATTTTGATGCGGAGATGGCTGCGGCTTCGGATGATATAGAGGTAGAATGGCTGACGCGTGAAGACGGATTGCTGATTCATTACACTTCAGGTTCTACTGGGAAACCAAAGGGAGTATATCACGTTCAGAACGCGATGATTCAGCATTATTATACAGGTAAGGTTGTACTAGACCTGCGCGAAAACGATGTGTACTGGTGCACCGCCGATCCAGGCTGGGTAACAGGTACCTCCTATGGTATTTTCGCTCCTTGGTTGAACGGCGTAACGAATGTGATCCGTGGGGGGCGTTTCAGTCCACAGGATTGGTACAGTACCATTGAGAAAAACAAGGTAAGTGTATGGTACAGTGCTCCCACGGCATTCCGTATGCTGATGGGGGCAGGAGACGAGACGATTGCCCAGCATGATTTGAGCAGTTTGCGCCATGTCATGTCGGTAGGGGAACCGCTGAATCCGGAGGTCGTACGTTGGGGTTGGAAGGCGTACGGGCAGCGAATTCATGATACGTGGTGGATGACCGAGACGGGAGCACAATTGATCTGCAACTACCCAGGCATGCCGATTAAGCCGGGTTCGATGGGGCGCCCCCTGCCGGGGATCGAAGCGGCAATTATCGATGATCGTGGACAGGAGCTGCCGCCATACAGCATGGGCAATCTGGCCATTCGTACACCTTGGCCATCAATGATGGCCAAGATCTGGAACAATCCAGCCAAATATGAAGAATATTTCAGACTTACAGGCTGGTATGTATCCGGGGATTCGGCGTACATGGATGAGGACGGATACTTCTGGTTCCAGGGACGCATTGATGATGTCATTAACTCCTCTGGCGAGCGGATTGGTCCGTTTGAAGTGGAGAGCAAACTGGTAGAGCATCCAGCGGTTGCTGAGGCTGGTGTCATCGGCAAACCGGATGTAACACGTGGCGAGATCATTAAGGCGTTTGTCGCACTCCGTGAGGGGTATGAGGCCACACCTGAATTGAAGGAAGAGATCTATCGATTTGTAAAAGAAGGCTTGTCGGCTCACGCGGCACCGCGTGAGATTGAATTTAAGGAGAAGCTGCCAAAGACACGTTCAGGCAAGATCATGCGCCGTGTATTGAAGGCATGGGAGCTTGATCTGCCGACGGGTGACTTGTCTACAATTGAGGACTAA
- a CDS encoding transglycosylase domain-containing protein has protein sequence MGDVTKKKPEEQPVRKRSFVRKLGSFVKWMVVLGFMGILFVGGALMGYVSSIVKDEPVRSRALIEQKVSENSITGFAYFSDGSPIGQLRTEEDRRPVTFDQIPKKVIDAVVSIEDNHFYEHKGVDMSGTLRAVKQKVLKESVQTGGSTLTQQLARRVFLNLDRTEDRKVKEILLSLRLERFLTKDEIMTAYLNKVPFGNGSSGYNVYGIKAAAKGLFNINDLEKINTAQAAYLAGLPQLPSSYSAFNGKGDFVEDNFDRAINRQHLVLRRMLELGKITQSEYNKALAFDIKSSLAPKTVKAYNTYPYLMMETERQAAQIIMQQLSEDKTKEKGKSTDAAALQKENSALLEEAQSQLRTGGYRIYTTINKNIYKTMRTIAEDNSNFSADDPVKGKEQTAAMLINHKTGAILGMIEGRSFQDEQMNYATQMVRQPGSTMKPIAAYLPALDEGLIQPASIIDDAPIILKNGPSGYHIAKNANNRYQGLVTARRALNYSLNIPALKLFNEEVGIEKAWTFAKKLGITTIQKQDYQAQTGVLGGLQYGVTVEELTSAYGAIANKGVYNDSYMISKIVDSKGNIVYKHDTEPVQAFSEQTAYLMTDMLRTVITEGTADKVRDNYKYRSSVPIVGKTGSTQNYADVWFEGYTPDVTLGVWVGYKQPINTLDNKSQRKRAQQLWAKIMNEVVETQKDLFVTNSFKKPSGIETRTVSAYSGKLPTSLTDKFVTDIFNSKFIPKERDDAVAKTKYITYNGVNYIPRDETPGDMLKEKTVVKRKKPISDLIKELQNAFKRMSRHESLAYYLPEDAGADLPTEIDPRRDNGKAPDAPSNVRISISGERAVITFNGTPENDVVGYRLYRSVGGAGFQNQGQVVLTGESRSFSAYATTSGNFAFYVTAVDVAGKESAPSAIVSSAGVNPPKTEEEEPIEVPGTVVTPGEAAIDNAPTAAPGTPGQVNVSALSQGLRIQWASNPEADKVQSYAVFFSETSSGPFTKIGTTSGTSMDYGVPSSTSGWFKVSASNSVGESEASAAINYQP, from the coding sequence ATGGGTGATGTTACTAAGAAAAAGCCTGAAGAACAGCCTGTACGCAAACGCAGCTTTGTCCGCAAATTGGGCAGTTTCGTTAAGTGGATGGTTGTGCTTGGATTTATGGGCATATTGTTCGTCGGCGGCGCTTTGATGGGTTACGTCAGTTCTATCGTAAAAGACGAACCTGTCCGTTCAAGGGCCCTGATTGAACAAAAAGTCAGCGAAAACTCCATCACAGGCTTTGCTTACTTTTCCGACGGCAGTCCGATTGGGCAGCTTCGTACGGAAGAAGATCGGCGTCCGGTCACCTTTGACCAGATTCCAAAAAAGGTTATTGATGCCGTTGTTTCGATTGAAGACAATCATTTTTACGAACATAAAGGTGTAGACATGAGCGGGACACTGCGCGCCGTGAAACAGAAAGTACTGAAAGAATCGGTACAAACGGGCGGCAGTACGCTCACACAGCAGCTCGCAAGACGTGTATTTCTAAATCTGGATCGTACGGAAGACCGTAAAGTGAAGGAAATTCTGTTGTCCCTTCGCCTGGAACGTTTTCTGACGAAAGACGAGATCATGACAGCGTATCTGAACAAGGTACCTTTCGGTAATGGTTCCAGCGGTTATAACGTATATGGAATCAAAGCAGCCGCTAAGGGACTGTTTAATATCAATGATCTTGAAAAAATCAATACTGCCCAAGCGGCCTATCTGGCTGGTTTACCGCAGCTGCCCTCTTCCTATTCCGCCTTTAACGGTAAAGGCGACTTTGTAGAGGACAATTTTGATCGCGCCATCAACCGTCAGCATCTCGTGCTTCGCCGTATGCTTGAACTTGGCAAGATTACGCAGTCTGAGTACAATAAAGCTTTGGCCTTTGATATCAAAAGCTCCCTTGCTCCAAAAACCGTTAAAGCTTATAACACTTATCCATACCTTATGATGGAAACGGAGCGCCAAGCTGCACAGATTATTATGCAGCAGCTGAGCGAGGACAAAACAAAAGAAAAAGGCAAAAGTACAGACGCAGCAGCGTTACAGAAGGAAAACAGTGCACTGCTGGAGGAAGCTCAGTCACAGCTGCGTACAGGCGGATATCGCATCTATACAACGATTAACAAAAACATTTACAAAACGATGCGTACAATTGCCGAAGATAACAGCAACTTCTCTGCCGATGATCCTGTCAAAGGAAAAGAGCAGACAGCAGCAATGCTGATCAACCACAAAACCGGAGCTATTCTCGGGATGATTGAAGGGCGCAGCTTCCAGGATGAACAGATGAACTACGCAACCCAGATGGTCCGTCAACCAGGCTCAACGATGAAGCCGATTGCCGCCTATCTGCCAGCTTTGGATGAAGGCCTTATTCAACCAGCCTCCATCATAGACGATGCACCAATTATCCTGAAAAACGGACCCAGTGGATATCATATCGCCAAAAATGCGAACAACCGCTACCAGGGCTTGGTAACGGCTCGCCGGGCATTGAATTATTCCCTGAATATACCGGCATTGAAACTTTTCAATGAAGAAGTTGGCATTGAAAAAGCTTGGACTTTTGCTAAAAAGCTCGGAATTACAACGATCCAGAAGCAGGATTATCAGGCACAGACCGGTGTACTCGGCGGACTCCAATATGGTGTAACCGTCGAAGAACTGACAAGCGCCTACGGTGCAATCGCCAATAAAGGCGTATATAATGACTCCTACATGATCAGCAAAATAGTTGACTCCAAAGGCAATATTGTATATAAACACGACACGGAGCCTGTGCAGGCTTTCTCGGAGCAGACGGCCTATCTTATGACCGACATGCTGCGTACCGTAATAACTGAAGGTACAGCCGATAAAGTTCGAGACAACTACAAATACCGATCCAGTGTTCCGATTGTTGGTAAAACAGGTTCGACCCAAAACTACGCCGATGTCTGGTTTGAAGGATATACGCCGGACGTTACACTCGGTGTGTGGGTTGGTTATAAGCAGCCTATTAATACACTGGATAACAAATCACAGCGTAAACGCGCCCAGCAGCTTTGGGCCAAAATTATGAATGAAGTGGTGGAAACACAAAAAGATTTGTTTGTCACAAACTCATTCAAAAAACCTTCCGGGATCGAAACCCGGACAGTATCTGCATACAGCGGCAAGCTGCCAACATCTCTGACCGATAAATTTGTCACCGATATTTTCAACAGCAAATTTATTCCGAAGGAACGTGATGATGCCGTCGCTAAAACAAAATATATTACGTACAATGGTGTAAACTACATTCCGCGGGATGAAACACCTGGGGATATGCTGAAAGAAAAAACGGTCGTTAAGCGTAAAAAGCCGATCTCTGATCTCATTAAAGAATTGCAAAATGCATTCAAACGGATGAGTCGTCACGAATCACTTGCTTATTACCTGCCGGAAGACGCCGGTGCTGACCTGCCGACTGAAATTGATCCTCGTAGGGATAATGGCAAAGCGCCTGATGCCCCTAGCAATGTTCGTATCTCTATTTCAGGAGAGCGCGCGGTGATCACATTTAATGGTACACCTGAAAATGATGTCGTCGGGTATCGTCTCTATCGTTCCGTAGGCGGTGCCGGATTCCAGAATCAGGGCCAGGTTGTGCTTACGGGTGAGTCCAGATCATTCTCAGCCTATGCAACAACAAGCGGTAACTTTGCCTTTTATGTCACTGCCGTGGACGTTGCCGGCAAAGAATCTGCACCAAGTGCAATCGTAAGCAGCGCAGGTGTTAACCCACCTAAAACGGAAGAGGAAGAGCCGATTGAAGTTCCTGGTACAGTCGTTACTCCAGGAGAAGCAGCGATTGACAATGCACCAACGGCAGCTCCTGGAACACCAGGTCAAGTCAATGTCTCTGCTCTCTCCCAAGGGCTTCGGATTCAGTGGGCATCGAATCCGGAAGCAGATAAGGTACAGAGTTATGCTGTCTTCTTCAGCGAGACAAGTTCAGGACCGTTTACCAAGATTGGAACCACGTCAGGCACAAGTATGGATTACGGTGTTCCCTCTTCCACCAGCGGATGGTTTAAAGTATCTGCCAGCAATAGTGTTGGGGAATCCGAGGCTTCAGCAGCCATAAACTATCAGCCATAA
- a CDS encoding methyl-accepting chemotaxis protein has protein sequence MQFLRNTRLGVKLGLLLGLVLLFSIGALITFNTKAIYDKSLQYGETVAGRSANAAASEFMTDMNQVKNTLDSLSTTLLDASKSGSLSRQDVVRLLEEYLKKDEKVFGFYTGWEPDAFDGRDTEHVNKEKYDDATGRFVPYVIRDGSSLHFEPLTTYEGTSETSKYYQQPKATKTMYWSEPTTYKVAGKETLLISIVLPLLDENNTFLGIVGADFTIERFQENIASLNPDQGYAMLITSGGHIAAHGSKPELAKENAQISADTQGLIQRILTGESGFYAAVDSSKPDLFIAEPATMRGLDSSWHLVSALPKSVILQPFYESLKWSVLIAILAVLLLAGVVTYTILSIVKQLNRVNAAVGQLAEGDLTQKLPVKSKDEFGVMAVHMNDMMNTLRHTISVISEHALSVGSTSQQLTAGAEDTSKAAEQMALTGLEVANKAEKQVQELQHSSRSMNEISEGIGRIAEAAAEVSHASRSVTERTSSGTDKIQTAMAMVERASSSVQSSMTALEHFQQRSEEIGRITGIITEVSRQTNLLALNASIEASRAGEHGLGFGVVAAEIRNLAEQSRQSASDIAALIQSVQQEVHAIVEHMERGSSEVTHIADVMNESGELFISISSQIADVNGQIEQVSAIAKQISDDSQQVDSSLEQLKTIGHETALHAGEVASASEKQLASMEEITAASASLAHLTQELLELIQQFRT, from the coding sequence ATGCAATTTTTACGAAACACCAGGCTTGGCGTAAAGCTGGGATTACTGCTCGGATTGGTACTGCTCTTCTCCATCGGCGCATTAATTACCTTTAACACCAAAGCCATCTACGACAAAAGCCTGCAGTATGGCGAAACCGTTGCAGGACGATCTGCAAATGCAGCTGCGAGCGAATTTATGACAGACATGAATCAGGTAAAAAACACGTTGGACAGCTTAAGTACAACCCTGCTCGATGCTTCGAAGAGCGGATCACTGAGTCGTCAGGATGTGGTGCGTCTATTGGAGGAATACTTGAAAAAGGATGAAAAGGTTTTCGGCTTCTATACTGGATGGGAACCAGATGCCTTTGATGGCAGGGACACCGAACATGTCAATAAAGAGAAGTATGACGATGCTACCGGTCGCTTTGTCCCTTATGTCATCCGAGACGGCAGCAGCCTGCATTTCGAACCACTCACCACTTATGAGGGAACCAGCGAGACAAGCAAATACTATCAACAGCCAAAAGCAACCAAAACCATGTATTGGTCCGAACCCACCACATATAAGGTTGCTGGTAAAGAAACACTGCTCATCTCTATCGTTCTTCCTTTGCTTGATGAAAATAATACATTCCTCGGCATCGTAGGAGCCGATTTTACGATCGAACGTTTCCAGGAAAATATCGCATCCCTTAACCCGGATCAAGGTTACGCCATGTTGATTACTAGCGGCGGGCATATTGCGGCTCACGGCTCCAAGCCCGAACTAGCGAAGGAAAACGCTCAGATCTCTGCCGATACTCAAGGGCTAATTCAGCGAATCCTCACGGGAGAGTCGGGATTCTATGCTGCTGTTGACAGCAGTAAGCCGGATTTATTTATCGCTGAACCCGCGACAATGCGGGGGCTCGATTCAAGCTGGCATCTGGTCTCTGCCCTGCCCAAAAGCGTGATTCTGCAGCCTTTCTATGAGAGCCTTAAATGGTCCGTACTTATTGCAATCCTGGCCGTGCTCCTGCTGGCAGGTGTGGTTACTTATACAATCCTCTCTATCGTGAAACAGCTGAACAGAGTTAATGCCGCTGTTGGCCAGCTCGCCGAGGGGGATCTGACACAGAAATTACCTGTGAAATCCAAAGACGAATTTGGTGTCATGGCCGTCCATATGAATGACATGATGAATACGCTGCGGCATACGATTTCAGTTATATCCGAGCATGCTTTGTCGGTCGGTTCGACTTCGCAGCAGTTAACCGCCGGTGCAGAAGATACAAGTAAAGCGGCAGAACAGATGGCCCTAACGGGGCTGGAAGTTGCTAACAAAGCCGAGAAACAGGTTCAGGAGCTGCAGCATTCCTCCCGTTCAATGAATGAGATATCCGAAGGGATCGGAAGAATAGCTGAAGCCGCTGCCGAGGTGAGCCATGCATCCAGATCCGTAACGGAACGAACCTCATCGGGAACAGACAAAATACAGACAGCCATGGCTATGGTGGAGCGTGCCAGTTCATCAGTGCAGTCATCCATGACCGCACTGGAGCACTTCCAGCAGCGCTCGGAAGAGATTGGCCGTATTACAGGCATAATTACCGAAGTAAGCCGCCAAACCAACCTTCTCGCTCTCAACGCTTCTATAGAAGCTTCACGAGCGGGTGAACACGGCCTCGGATTCGGCGTCGTAGCAGCCGAAATTCGCAATTTGGCCGAGCAGTCCAGACAATCCGCTTCCGACATCGCCGCACTGATCCAATCGGTGCAGCAGGAGGTCCACGCGATCGTTGAACATATGGAAAGAGGAAGCAGTGAAGTCACTCACATCGCTGATGTGATGAATGAAAGTGGTGAACTTTTCATATCCATCTCCTCACAGATTGCTGATGTAAATGGACAGATCGAGCAGGTCTCCGCCATAGCCAAGCAGATATCAGACGATTCGCAGCAGGTCGATTCATCGCTGGAGCAGCTTAAGACGATTGGACATGAAACGGCATTACATGCAGGCGAGGTAGCGTCCGCTTCCGAGAAGCAGCTTGCTTCCATGGAGGAGATCACTGCCGCCTCCGCCTCTCTGGCACATCTCACACAGGAACTGCTGGAGCTGATCCAGCAGTTCAGAACCTGA
- the rpsD gene encoding 30S ribosomal protein S4, with product MARYTGPKFKLSRRLGISLSGTGKELKRPFPPGQHGANQRRKMSNYGMQLQEKQKLRHMYGLGEKQFRTLFSKAQKMQGIAGENFMFLLECRLDNLVYRLGFANSRAGARQLVAHGHVTVNGKKVDIASYQVSTGDVIGLRERSRGLSSVKEALENRSHLPAYVEYNEAAVEGKFIRLPERAELSQDIDEKQIVEFYNR from the coding sequence ATGGCACGTTACACTGGTCCTAAATTTAAATTAAGCCGTCGCCTCGGCATTTCCCTGAGCGGAACAGGCAAAGAATTGAAACGTCCTTTCCCTCCAGGTCAGCACGGAGCTAACCAACGCAGAAAAATGAGCAACTACGGTATGCAGTTGCAAGAAAAACAAAAATTGCGCCACATGTACGGTTTGGGTGAAAAACAATTCCGCACATTGTTCTCCAAAGCGCAAAAAATGCAAGGTATTGCCGGTGAGAACTTCATGTTCTTGCTTGAGTGCCGCCTTGACAACCTCGTTTACCGTCTTGGCTTTGCTAACTCCCGCGCTGGAGCGCGTCAATTGGTAGCACACGGTCACGTAACTGTAAACGGCAAAAAAGTCGACATCGCTTCTTACCAAGTAAGCACTGGCGATGTAATCGGCTTGCGTGAAAGAAGCCGCGGTCTGTCTTCCGTTAAGGAAGCTTTGGAAAACCGTTCGCATCTTCCAGCATACGTTGAATACAATGAAGCTGCTGTAGAAGGTAAATTCATCCGCTTGCCTGAGCGCGCTGAATTGTCCCAAGACATCGACGAAAAACAAATCGTCGAGTTCTACAACCGTTAA